One window from the genome of Cryptomeria japonica chromosome 6, Sugi_1.0, whole genome shotgun sequence encodes:
- the LOC131069827 gene encoding pentatricopeptide repeat-containing protein At2g13600 codes for MRAPSRLRDGFLLLQILNRPVAAHLYVSLLQEALKTKNLSNAKLVHAHMIEKGFVLDDGLWKTLLHAYVACPSLHCARRVFNQMPTRNAFSWTVLISAYVKHGFAEEALSLFHQMQKTDVQSDEFTFASVIPACTQLAALQQGMVIHGQIIRSGFQSDVFVAGLLIDMYAKCGKIEEIREVFDQIPQRDVVVWNSLIAGYALSGYVHEALKIFEVAPQRDVLSWNTIIGACAKNGAFEEASALYLGMRRTGVLPDHFTYASILPAVVSLGQGMVIHGDMIKSGLRCDVFLTDALIEMYVKWGDMEKARNVFDKMPHRDVVSWNSIIGGYAQWGKVDEAACLFQEMPKRDLYSWNTMITAYSEGGPFEVALGLYLKMQKIGVQPDHFTFASVLRACAKLASLKYGKGIHEHIINSGYQSDVFVATGLIDMYAKCGDMEKARYVFDKMPQRDVASWNAIIGGYAQNGQIDEAVNVFSDAQDRDVISWNIIIAGFDKSGLPQVALMVFSGLHRKGIQLNEFIFKSVLTACSRMSALEQGMQIHANIIKCGVNMLMTACSFLKIPSTKYGLVSLRLLLMPRMVLFKEAYEPSMTYEGH; via the exons ATGCGTGCGCCTAGTAGATTGAGGGATGGATTCCTTTTGCTCCAAATTCTGAACCGACCTGTAGCTGCGCATCTGTACGTTTCTCTCTTGCAGGAGGCTCTCAAGACCAAAAATTTGTCAAATGCGAAATTAGTGCATGCCCACATGATTGAGAAGGGATTTGTGCTTGATGATGGCTTATGGAAAACTCTCCTCCATGCTTATGTTGCGTGCCCCAGCCTGCATTGCGCTCGCAGAGttttcaatcaaatgccaacacgAAACGCCTTCTCGTGGACAGTTCTCATTTCAGCTTATGTCAAACATGGGTTCGCAGAAGAAGCCCTAAGTTTGTTTCACCAAATGCAGAAAACAGACGTACAATCTGATGAATTTACATTTGCTAGTGTTATTCCGGCATGTACGCAGTTGGCAGCCCTGCAACAAGGCATGGTGATCCATGGACAAATAATAAGAAGTGGGTTTCAATCTGATGTCTTTGTTGCTGGTCTTCTCATTGACATGTATGCCAAATGTGGGAAAATTGAGGAAATACGCGAAGTGTTTGACCAAATACCCCAACGAGATGTGGTCGTGTGGAATTcattgattgcaggatatgcactgAGTGGGTATGTTCATGAAGCTCTGAAGATCTTTGAAGTAGCACCTCAACGAGATGTGTTGTCGTGGAATACCATTATTGGTGCCTGTGCGAAGAatggagcttttgaggaggcatcGGCATTGTACCTAGGAATGCGAAGAACAGGGGTTCTACCCGATCATTTTACTTATGCCAGTATACTTCCTGCTGTTGTAAGCCTGGGCCAGGGTATGGTAATTCATGGGGATATGATCAAAAGTGGCCTTCGTTGTGATGTTTTTTTGACAGATGCGCTTATTGAGATGTATGTGAAATGGGGTGACATGGAGAAGGCACGTAatgtgtttgacaaaatgcctcatcGAGATGTTGTGTCGTGGAATTCAATAATTGGAGGATACGCACAGTGGGGGAAGGTCGATGAGGCTGCATGCCTCTTTCAGGAAATGCCCAAACGGGATTTGTACTCATGGAATACTATGATTACGGCTTACTCAGAGGGTGGACCTTTCGAGGTGGCCTTGGGACTCTACTTGAAAATGCAAAAAATAGGTGTCCAACCTGAccattttacttttgccagtgttCTCCGAGCTTGTGCCAAACTAGCAAGCCTGAAATACGGTAAGGGTATTCATGAACACATAATCAATAGTGGGTACCAGTCTGATGTTTTTGTGGCAACTGGGCTAAtcgatatgtatgcaaaatgtggtgACATGGAGAAGGCGCGCTATGTGTTTGACAAGATGCCTCAACGAGATGTCGCATCATGGAATGCTATAATTGGTGGTTATGCACAGAATGGGCAGATTGACGAGGCCGTGAATGTTTTCAGTGATGCACAGGAtcgagatgtcatttcatggaatatcATCATTGCAGGTTTTGATAAAAGTGGGCTCCCTCAAGTAGCATTAATGGTGTTTTCTGGATTGCACAGAAAGGGAATTCAActcaatgagttcatcttcaagAGTGTTCTAACAGCATGTTCCAGAATGTCAGCTCTAGAACAGGGTATGCAGATACATGCCAACATCATTAAGTGTGG AGTCAACATGTTGATGACAGCTTGTAGCTTTTTAAAAATTCCCTCAACAAAATATGGCCTTGTATCATTGCGGTTGTTGCTTATGCCAAGGATGGTCCTTTTTAAGGAAGCGTATGAACCATCAATGACATATGAG GGGCATTGA